The Kocuria turfanensis genome contains the following window.
AGCCAGTAGGTGAACCACGCGCCGAGGGCCAGGAGCACGCCGACCAGCACGATCCGGACCTGCACCTGGACCTCGTGCAGGTCCAGGCGGCCCAGGAGCAGCCCGGCGCAGAGGTAGCTCAGGTACGGCACGGCGGGGTAGGTGCCCGTCAGCAGTACCTGCGCCAGGAACGCCCCGGGGTCCGCCGCCAGGCTGCCCAGGGTCGGGTTGACCGCCGCGGGCTGCGGCAGGGCCGGTCCCAGGGTGTGCACGAGCAGGGGGCCGGCGACCGCGAGGACGGCCGCGCCGGCGGCCAGGCTCCGGCGCCGCAGGCCCAGCAGGGGGACGGCCAGCAGGAAGAACGCCCCGTAGTAGACGAGGATGCCCAGGGCCGGGGCCGGGGAGGGCATCAGCTCGTTGATGCCCAGCCCGACGGCGGCGATCAGCAGGGCGCGGACCACGAGCCCGGCGCGCGTGGCGGTCAGCTCCCGTCCGCGGTGCGGGGTCCGTCCACCGGAGGAGAAGGCCAGGCTGAGCCCGGCGAGCAGGGCGAACAGCGCCGCGGCGCGGCCGCCGAACAGGGTCCACTGCACGGTGGGCGCGAAGGTCTCGGGGTCGTGGGCGGGCAGGATGTGGACGGCGATCATGCCGATCAGGGCCAGGCCGCGGGCCGCGTCCACGGCGACCAGGCGGGGCCGGCGCCCCGCCCTGCGCGGCGTGCGGTCGACGCCGGTCGTGGTGGGGTGGGCCGTGGTGGCGGCTGTCGCGGTGGCGCCGGTCGTGGTGGCGCCGGTCGTGAGGGCGGGGGGAGCGTCGGACGGTGCGGTCATGGGGATCTCCGGGGGGCGGGGAGCGCGGGGGCGGTGGCCGTGGTCGGCGGGGGGCCGACGGCGCGGGGGGGGCCCGCCTGCGGGGATCCGGTGGGTCGTGC
Protein-coding sequences here:
- a CDS encoding heparan-alpha-glucosaminide N-acetyltransferase domain-containing protein; this translates as MTAPSDAPPALTTGATTTGATATAATTAHPTTTGVDRTPRRAGRRPRLVAVDAARGLALIGMIAVHILPAHDPETFAPTVQWTLFGGRAAALFALLAGLSLAFSSGGRTPHRGRELTATRAGLVVRALLIAAVGLGINELMPSPAPALGILVYYGAFFLLAVPLLGLRRRSLAAGAAVLAVAGPLLVHTLGPALPQPAAVNPTLGSLAADPGAFLAQVLLTGTYPAVPYLSYLCAGLLLGRLDLHEVQVQVRIVLVGVLLALGAWFTYWLLVLQAGGYDQLMRHTPWLNEDQIDEILIWGPSPDLPTSTWWWLLTAGPHSNTPVTLLMDLGTGLAVLGAFLLLARANPLWTTLGAMGGRTLTLYSAHLLALATTVHYDHPVPWFAVHLAVAAGFAVLWQKWFGQGPLERAVAAAVRGTRRLVLGGRPRPAATTQARPPR